From the Nodularia sp. NIES-3585 genome, one window contains:
- a CDS encoding formylglycine-generating enzyme family protein, whose amino-acid sequence MNSPLSDELIQEIAEQQINRFVGRFEPSYEYLAAHCALPLVLTPELVNYIRVQFLLNEEVPWIAEADLLLSDLCRPVGYELYAMTPVVRSNLLAKFTEPGFQQKFGRNRLKSIAQLLLDYVTYLMRTHPHQPDQLQAQQWAAMVYLDEQRTQAEEEIKKALQALIKGGKNGQAELARLQRLITEFQPQLSQYDSLRELAEEVGRLLKGEISPPSPMVFTYQTPTVNRRGEIINTETKTAQYFSESLPNNVTLEMVSIRGGKFLMGSLEGEAQSDDDEKPQHKVTVSPFFMGKYPITQAQWRAVATLPQVNRELKPDPSKFKGDNLPVEKISWYEAVEFCDRLKIHTNKDYRLPSEAEWEYACRAGTTTPFHFGETITSDLANYSAETTYGDEPKGKSVGQTSPVGSYVANAFGLYDMHGNVYDWCHDHWHENYKGAPNDGGAWLNNNKDENNNQSRLLRGGSWDNDTRYCRSACRGSFFPDFRSNTFGFRVAVSAART is encoded by the coding sequence ATGAATAGTCCCTTATCTGATGAATTAATTCAAGAAATAGCCGAGCAGCAAATTAACCGCTTTGTGGGACGATTTGAGCCATCCTATGAATATTTAGCTGCTCACTGCGCTTTACCCTTGGTTTTAACTCCCGAATTGGTCAATTATATCCGAGTGCAATTTTTACTCAACGAAGAAGTCCCGTGGATAGCAGAAGCAGATTTACTGTTGTCGGATTTGTGTCGTCCAGTGGGTTATGAATTGTACGCCATGACTCCGGTTGTCCGGTCAAATTTATTAGCAAAATTTACAGAACCAGGATTTCAGCAGAAATTTGGCAGAAATCGTCTCAAGTCTATAGCCCAATTATTGCTGGACTATGTAACTTATTTAATGCGAACTCACCCCCATCAACCAGATCAATTGCAGGCGCAACAATGGGCTGCAATGGTTTATTTAGATGAACAGCGTACTCAAGCCGAAGAGGAAATTAAGAAGGCGCTACAAGCATTAATTAAGGGTGGGAAAAATGGACAAGCAGAATTAGCCCGGTTACAGCGTTTGATTACAGAGTTTCAACCCCAGTTAAGTCAGTATGACTCATTAAGAGAACTTGCTGAAGAAGTTGGCAGGTTGCTCAAAGGTGAAATTTCTCCTCCTAGTCCAATGGTGTTTACATATCAAACGCCTACAGTTAACCGTCGCGGGGAAATTATCAACACAGAAACTAAAACCGCCCAATATTTCAGCGAAAGCCTACCCAATAATGTCACTTTAGAAATGGTGTCTATTCGCGGTGGTAAATTCCTCATGGGTTCACTAGAAGGTGAAGCTCAAAGTGATGATGACGAAAAACCTCAGCATAAAGTCACTGTTTCGCCATTCTTTATGGGTAAATACCCCATCACTCAAGCACAGTGGCGGGCTGTAGCAACTCTCCCGCAAGTAAATAGGGAACTGAAGCCTGACCCATCGAAATTTAAAGGTGACAATTTACCAGTAGAAAAAATTTCTTGGTATGAAGCGGTGGAGTTTTGTGATAGACTAAAAATACACACCAATAAAGACTACCGATTGCCTAGTGAAGCTGAATGGGAATACGCTTGTAGAGCAGGCACGACAACTCCATTCCACTTTGGCGAAACTATTACATCGGATTTAGCAAATTACAGTGCTGAAACTACCTATGGTGATGAGCCAAAAGGCAAATCTGTAGGTCAGACAAGTCCCGTAGGCAGCTATGTAGCCAATGCCTTTGGGTTGTATGATATGCACGGTAATGTTTATGATTGGTGTCACGACCATTGGCATGAAAATTATAAAGGTGCGCCCAATGATGGTGGTGCTTGGCTAAATAACAATAAGGATGAGAATAATAATCAATCGCGGCTGCTGCGCGGTGGTTCCTGGGACAACGATACGAGGTATTGCCGTTCTGCGTGTCGTGGCAGCTTCTTCCCGGACTTTAGGAGCAACACCTTCGGTTTTCGGGTTGCTGTTTCCGCCGCGAGGACTTAA